In the Sorghum bicolor cultivar BTx623 chromosome 4, Sorghum_bicolor_NCBIv3, whole genome shotgun sequence genome, TTCCTCTCCCCTGATCGATCTCCTCGCATACTCTAGCTTCCACTTGCAGCTTAGCCTCGAAGCAAAGATCGAATGGGAGCCGCCTCGTCGCGGGAAGCGGAcgcggcgcgcgcggcggcgcggGAGCACACGAAGCGGTGCCGGGAGCGGCGGCGGCTCATGCGGGAGGCCGTGCGCCTGCGGCGGCACCTGGCGGCCTCGCACGCCGCCTACCTCCGGTCGCTCGGCGTCGTCGCGTCCGCGCTCACGCGCTTCGCGGTCGGCGAGCCGCTCCCGGTGTCCGACCACACCCCGCCCGCCGTGATCGCGCACCGCGCCGTCGTCGTCccgtcctcgccgccgccgctgctccgCGCCATGGAGCAGCCACAGCCACAGGGCGAGGCGCGGCAGCAGGAAGTGGGCAGCGGCGTTTCTGCTGACGTTGGCGTTGGCGTGGCGGCGCCTACGCGGACCgaaggcgtcggcgtcggcggtgGTGCCGAAGAGGAGCTCAGGATGGTGGTGAGGCACCGCAGCCTCGCGGAGGTCGCGGCGGGGCTGGAGGAGTACTTCGTCAAGGCCAGCGTCGCCGGCGACACGGTGTCCAGCCTGCTTGAGGCCAATACCACCGAGTTCAAGGGTAAGCCGCCGCGTCACATTACAGACTGTACTCACAGTAGTCACTGACTGGCCAATGAGATGAGAAGACgtgtgtggtgtggtgtgtgTCACTGACTGGCCACCTGAATTTGCTTGCAGGTGGCTCACACAGCTTCTTGGGCGCGCTCTGCTGCCTTTCGGCGCCACCGCTCGACCGCATCGACAGCATGAGCAGCCGGCAGAGGCACAGCGCCACCTTGCAGCAGCTCCTCGCATGGGAGAAGAAGCTCTACAAGGATGTCAAGGTGATCCAACAAAAGAACCACACAATTGCTTCCTCTGCATTATTGTTGCCAGTTGCTAAAAACAGCCACTGGAACGACCATTCAGGACAGGGAGAAGCTGCAAATAAGGCACGACAAGAAGCTCGCCGAGCTGCGAGACCAGGAGTACAGCCGGAAGATCGACGTGGACATCCAGAAGCTCAAGGCGGCGTGGGACAGGGCGCGCGCGCAGCTCGAGACCGCCTCCGAGTCCGTGGACGCGACCTCGTCCGCCGTCGCGCAGCTCCGCGACACGCACCTCGCGCGCCAGCTCCTGGAGCTCTGCCACGCCGCGCTCGACATGTGGCGGGCGATGCGGCAGCACCACGAGGCGCAGAGCCTGTTCGCGCAGCAGCTGCGCGGGCTGAGCAGCCGCACGTCCATGGAACCCACGACGGAGATCCACCACCAGGCGACGCGGGC is a window encoding:
- the LOC8076242 gene encoding uncharacterized protein LOC8076242 isoform X1: MGAASSREADAARAAAREHTKRCRERRRLMREAVRLRRHLAASHAAYLRSLGVVASALTRFAVGEPLPVSDHTPPAVIAHRAVVVPSSPPPLLRAMEQPQPQGEARQQEVGSGVSADVGVGVAAPTRTEGVGVGGGAEEELRMVVRHRSLAEVAAGLEEYFVKASVAGDTVSSLLEANTTEFKGGSHSFLGALCCLSAPPLDRIDSMSSRQRHSATLQQLLAWEKKLYKDVKVIQQKNHTIASSALLLPVAKNSHWNDHSGQGEAANKARQEARRAARPGVQPEDRRGHPEAQGGVGQGARAARDRLRVRGRDLVRRRAAPRHAPRAPAPGALPRRARHVAGDAAAPRGAEPVRAAAARAEQPHVHGTHDGDPPPGDAGARGRHERLVRGHGAHGQAPARLRPRHRRLAQAHADADAGQRRRRGLVLGLNRGGGARGVRRPVGEGARPRALRGRAQGDQELRGGGPRDPRAPGRRAAGGAAREAVLPGAGPQVQDAAAGGEELLRLVPARGHVDVALGEAGVEGPHAGARRGRRGGAAQGRDRGLPEDGGGRDAEACQGHRRHEDGHGHRRAGEAACRVPGHGRVLGVACEFAGGRVQSSTAEHQHAVVATVRSFFFAFAFLVFIVFSASIHTKIYRIQRETIEIRIRQKKRHYLSVFGCLLPCMQSPN
- the LOC8076242 gene encoding uncharacterized protein LOC8076242 isoform X2, whose amino-acid sequence is MGAASSREADAARAAAREHTKRCRERRRLMREAVRLRRHLAASHAAYLRSLGVVASALTRFAVGEPLPVSDHTPPAVIAHRAVVVPSSPPPLLRAMEQPQPQGEARQQEVGSGVSADVGVGVAAPTRTEGVGVGGGAEEELRMVVRHRSLAEVAAGLEEYFVKASVAGDTVSSLLEANTTEFKGGSHSFLGALCCLSAPPLDRIDSMSSRQRHSATLQQLLAWEKKLYKDVKDREKLQIRHDKKLAELRDQEYSRKIDVDIQKLKAAWDRARAQLETASESVDATSSAVAQLRDTHLARQLLELCHAALDMWRAMRQHHEAQSLFAQQLRGLSSRTSMEPTTEIHHQATRALEAAMNAWSAAMAHMAKHQRDYVHAIGGWLKLTLTPTPVNGAAEASSSASTVAAELAAFVDRWGKVLDRVHCVDVLKAIKSFAGAARAIHALQGDELRVARRVRQYSRELDRKSRMLRQVEKSYYDSYLPGVMSMWHWGRPAWRDHMQARDAGDEVAQRRDEIAACRKMVEDEMRRHAKAIDATRTATVTGVQGKLPAVFQAMAAFSASLANSLEAACRAPQQNTNMQ